The sequence below is a genomic window from Amphiprion ocellaris isolate individual 3 ecotype Okinawa chromosome 16, ASM2253959v1, whole genome shotgun sequence.
GCCTCATGCAGTGGCAACAATTGCCAAATAagaacttgtttttgttgaatatAATGAAGTGTTTCCATACAAGTGATGCTGCGTTTCTgtattaaaatgttcttttgttgttcGTTTCTCTCCAGTTCTtggctcattttgctgtgctcATGTGCAGCATGTTAACAAACTGttgtgaatagttttttttaaaaaactcagtATCCAAGAAGCCTTGAATCCCAGTTAATTGTATTCTTTTAGGCAGACTTCTCTTATGAACATTacactttttgcagttttgactATTGTGCATCCACACGTCATGATATCGTTGCTGAAATGAACATGTGCAGCCCtgagtgcttttattttcctaACAAAAAGCCTAGCGCTCATTACTGAATTACTGTCAGatattgtttacatttgcaactataaaataatgacaacatgttCACTCTTTCTTTACAGAGGGGGACACGACTCCATTTGCTGTCCAGGCTGACGTGACCCTGAAGACGAACTTCTTCGCCACCAGAGACATGCTGACTCACTTCCTGCCGCTCATCAAAGCCGGAGGTATGAACACACAGATTTAGTTTGCCGTCTACTCGAATCGTCAGTCTGCTGGAAAAATGATGAGaatacacaaaaatgttgtGGCTTCAGAACGTATCCAGACTCATGCAGTACACCGTTTCTTTTCATTATCCTTGCATTACAACTAACAGACTGAAGTTTGAGTAAATTTAGAAACACACCTGTGTTGTCAAACTgcaaatcaagacaaaaacCAAGATACAAAATCGCAGAAAGCCTCTGGCCAACAATATTCAGCTTCCATGACCTGCTAATTCTTAtggtaaagcatggtggtggcatcatcatgctGTGATTGGGAGTCTTAACAGAAACGAGTAGACTTTACAGAACTGAAAAAAGGATGAATGACAGAAAGATACTTGAAGAAAATCAACAGTTTACCTTTAAATACAACAATTACCCAAAGAAAACAGGCAAGAAAATTCTGGAGTGGCTTCAGGACAGTTTTTCTAGAGTGGTAAAACCAAAGTCCAAAAGTGAAACCATAGAACATTTCAGCCAAAACCAGAACTTTGGCCATGAACAAATGTAGTAAACTGCTCAAATCCAGATGTACAAAGTTTATAGAAATTAAAGAAGAACCCAAGAAGTCAAAGCTCCACCTGCTGCCCAAACAAACGAACACTAAAACTTATCCTCTAtgaatgatttttaaaacaaaacacgtTTTTACTGCAGTGGAGGTTTGTCGAGCAGTTATGAGCTTCAGATGtcctgtattttgtgtttcaggtCGTGTTGTGAACGTCTCCAGCCTCGGCGGTTCTTGGGCTTTGAAAGACTGCAgtccagctctgcagcagcgATTTCGCAGCGAGGACATAACGGAGGACGAGCTGGTCGGACTGATGCAGAGATTCGTCGCTGAGAGccagaaaggaaaacacaagGAAGACGGCTGGCCGGAAACAGCGTACGGAGTGTCGAAAACCGGCCTGACGGTAAGACTGAGTACATGTTAGGGTCTTATAATGCGATGCCACATTTATAGAAATAATGAttctaaatgtgtgtttctctaCAGACTTTGTCCATGATTCATGCTCGTCGTCTGTCTAAGGAGCGACCAAATGATGGGGTAAATGAAACTTCTAATCAAATTTTCAATAGACTGAGGAGATAAAATGCAGTAGAAATACTGTTTAATGCAATTTTTGGGGGTGTTGTATCCAGTTGTGTAATCAATATCACCAACATCGGATAAGCAGACGACACAGTGTTGCTTGTCAACAATATCCAGTCACTTCAGGCAGTGATTCTCTCTGCGCCACATGTAAAGCTTATGGGATGGAGCTCAATACCAAAAAGACGAAGACCATGTATGTTAACAAGACAACACCAGAAAACTTTGTAATCAGTGCAGAAGGTAACAATCTAGAGCAAGTCCATGAATACCAATTCCTTGGAAGCACGATAACAGAAGATGGGAAAGTGGATGAAGAAATTAAGAGAAGAATTGTAAAGGCGAAGACCAAGTTTTGGGAATGCAAAGAATTCCTTCATAGAAACATCAGCATTTCACTGAAATTAAGACTGTAGCGATGTTATGTGTGTTCTGTACTAGCTTATGGATGTGTATCCAATGACGACGATGTATCCAATTAAATGTCATTTCCAACCTAACTTTTTAattgtgtatgtgttttatCCAGATCCTGGTGAACGCCTGCTgtctatggaggactaaaagtgccaaaattaaataaataaatacatcattaaataattaattaaatatgtcattaattaattaaaattggaattaaatatttcattaattaattaaaattggaattaaatatgtcattaattaattaaaattggaattaaatacttaaatgtgttattaaataaatatatcattaaataattaaatatgtcattaattagttaaaattggaattaaatatgtcattaattaattaaaattggaattaaatacataaatgtgttattaaatatgtcattaatttattaaaataacaattattttaagtaaaaaacatatttcattatttcacgatttaattaattatttcatggtccttgtgttgcagtggatcatgaattaattttatctgtcaacctcgcccgtcaaagtccgtgggcgggactaacgtgaatcaagtctaatccactgcttttgtctgccttgaaacaggaagtagaagtctttctaaacatggaggctgtgtagagggagagtcgctgtgaactttctagagagttggtgagagatattttagaccttgcagagtatgtggaagcaggacctgctgaccgcgagcatgtagcgtgtaaagcagaggaatttattgaagttgttgaagttatttccgcactttccgaccaagatgttgaccgtagagtgactgcaaatttagaggaagtactccgccggttttctggtaccagggtgcaacaggagcacacacagggaccagggcgtttggcataccgagggaagttctggaacatcacgttctttgtggattaccagcctgtcaaattgcagcgatgctcggagtgtcgagcgcttttcctttaggacctactcggcgcggcacggctccgctcgtctttgtttagccgcgattccacaagcatctactcggcacggtacggctcgtctcatctttgtttgcgagcgtttccatacggactaattttcagcaccttctcggctgaggttcccagcgagctgagatgagccgataatgtggcgtttacatagtgcaggccactgattgggcagggagtgacgacacagagcaacttcagcacgaaaacaaaatcctgcattaaaaaatgactgtaaacagcgacggtgtgcattgctcttcacgaaactctctgttcttcataattttaatgtgacagccagacctgtaccgtgggtgaatgaagaggtcgagactttgtctttggtggtggatcaaagaatacagagagagctggacggagaaagtttatcaggaggtctctgagcggatggccgctcacatatacagtagactgtatataaagagaacagaagcagtgtagggagaagctgaaaaagctcaaaagtgactatcggtccacccaggaccacaacggccggcgtgggtcaaccaggaggtgttggaagaggtttaatggacgctatttactggcaccgcaccggcgagcaacaggagggagactcagccgcttcattgttggagacgttcgaggacggtgagtgttttgtgacttcaagaaacttatacatcatttattccattggtggcaagcttcttttaagcaaacaagtatttttagaaagtaacgtcgttgtctcctgtagcagacaataagatagctagttagccatcggcgctaactccgtgctctgcttgtatttcgtgctgctgtttctaacgtttagctctcagaagctaatacttcagtcagcatgccgtgtttttcttgtacttagagtgagtgtttatttctgttcaagaatccctttccacatgcgaagcctactccacctccgtcgcggagcccccggctgccctgtctcctctccagcaccagcaccagctcggacaccgacaccagcacgtcacagcaacgtcttatcaccggtaagacacggtaaacagagagcatggttgattttcgcattattattattattactacaggtgtaaatgcctgcaagcatgatcagaacagtgagaccaacgaccaagaattgaggcaggtgtaaatgcaaactgtgcagcagccagctcaggaacgcctgatgaaagttacatgtagctgcagtgacacataaacagaacacatgcagctgcatttattttccattgacttaacaagtaagtcactctaattaatttacgttctggtgcagtgtagtattgcaaccattcttcttatagtcactaggtagctgtgaaactgaatgaaaatatacataaaatgagaaaacatagctcttcttagcaactccaaaatgtgcacaggatgaaatgaagttcacaccacgtcgtttttgtttgtggtggaggagttactgcttgtgctttggttaaagcgaagagtgccagaagtttattaaagtatcaaagacatgatcatgattgaaaatggatggacgggtggctaaacacatcacatcatagctgtggagtccttctagctcctggggactacaatctctcaggacctcctgaaaaaggctcagcagaggatgtatttcctacaacagctgaggagacatggcctgccacaggagctgttgatccagttctacactgcagtcatccgatctgtcctgtgcacctctggatcaaccacacagcaggacagaaacagactacagcccatagtacggactgcagaaaacatcatcagagaccccactcaccctggacatttggactacagagccctgtacacaaaaatcaccactactgtgtttatagcaattaccattttgctaatgtgttcatacattccagtctagctgtacatttctgtttatattgtgttctattttactatttctttttcctccctgttcctctttctattgtttattttttattattctcttccatattcctaggatgacaccaacagccgaaaccaaattccgtgtatattgtgtacttacttggccattaaagctgactctgatcacttttctgtctttggtctaggcaagaggaaaaggggcaacagaaaattggaccttcctagcgtacttgtggagatgcaggctgaggaggagtggagtcatgcccagcatgatgagaacatctggttgctcctcagcgaggcaagagagaatgaagcggccttgcagcgggaggagatggcccagaatactgccttcaaccagtcattcctgggtgtgctggggcagctggggcaggcagtgctgggtgtgctggggcagctggggtagctgggtaggcagtgggcagccggcgagtgtgagcgagtccacctcccatagacttgagatttacaaatgctggtcatataattagaatatcatgaaaaagctcgtcttttggacaactgtcaggtcagtagtcttccccatgattgtgtagcctacagaactagactgagagaccatttaaaggcctttgcaggtgttgtgagttaattagctgattagaggtgtcttcaatattgaacctttctacaatattctaattttcagagataccaaatttgagatttttgttagtattcaggtataatcaaagttaagagaaataaacatttgaaatatatcagtctctgtgtaatgaatgagtataatatacaagtttcactttttcaatggaattactgaaataatgaacaacttttttcatgatattctaattatatgaccagcacctgtagttgtatatagttttacttttagccctccactgtaggagaggcccaccacagtttgtactttgcacattgtaaatagttttgattttgctgctgactaataaactattttgtgacttatgtgactGCATcacaacttctcattttgtctgttaagacactggtagaaaaagagtcaacagtctgaaccaaacaattctatattccctaataatgtatttgtgtttaatgggatttaacatgttttaacacaaactcctttatggttcataattccggtgactgaattacaccaaagcaatactgatttatcaaactgtaattttcttaaaacagctgttttaatgttttggcgtttaattttttatttaatcttgctaaccttcacaaacaaacaatagcatagacacatctacaaaagtttattgtcagaattgcattaaagaaaacaatagcggtccggggaccgaaaaacagaagtataacaagaagaataactttgcatgacacgtagtgcatcagtgcatcctgtacatctctgtcctcctcctctacaccttgtgctactgcaggctcatgtgctgctgcttcaggtaaatcccatgaagtctcatcagacagcatctgaaacacatacacagcacacatattttaatacctaacagcgataaactgcagccattacagggtcgttcacaggactgatacacgatagctagcgaactagcattagcttaccctcatatgtcgtctagttcatatcctcttgtcttcggcttgatactgctgcatcgcctcccaaactctcctgtgtgtctcctcagtgtttcgactcgccgctctcagctttctccgactcttctattactctgaatctgacagaaagccacagaccgagcagcaggtgtactatcgcctccatgtacattgttgcattgcgtttgtgtcgcacagaaatgacggtaagggactttcgggccgccgtgctatgacgactccacccacgatgaggtggttctcaatgtaatggaaaaacaactaaaccgagacgagccgtggcgcgccgagtagatgctaaaggaaatgctaaaggaaaatttgtcttgcaccgcatgtatcaacatttgggaaagaggaccgagtctttagcggttgctaataaagttttgttttattgagtatccaaaccaacgtagaggtgaatagcgccacccagtgtatcggaatgtgttcacaagctctgcgtcaatccattatctggaatcgatttgccttgacttgatgtgcagggtaaccaatcaggtgttaggatccgcccaccgactttgacgggcgaggttgacagataaaataaattcatgatccactgcaacacaaggaccatgaaataattaattaaatagtgaaataatgaaatatgttttttacttaaaatgaattggtattttaataaattaatgacatatttaataacacatttatgtatttaattccaattttaattaattaatgacatatttaattccaattttaattaattaatgaaatatttaattccaattttaattaattaatgacatatttaattaattatttaatgatgtatttatttatttaattttggcacttttagtcctccatagctGTCCAGGATGGGTTCGCACCGACATGACGAGTGAGAAAGCCCCAAAGTCACCAGATGAGGGCGCCATCACTCCGGTGTATCTGGCCCTGCTGCCTCCTGGAGCCACAGAGCCTCATGGGAAGTTTGTTTCTGACAAAGAGGTTCAGCCCTGGTGAAAATATTCAAGAAAACCAATTTGTGACCAACAAGTG
It includes:
- the LOC111579488 gene encoding carbonyl reductase [NADPH] 1-like, encoding MSVKVAVVTGSNKGIGLAIVRALCKQYQGDVYLTSRDVGRGEEAVKSLSSEGLNPKFHQLDINDVSSITAAAAFFKEKYGGVDVLINNAAILFKEGDTTPFAVQADVTLKTNFFATRDMLTHFLPLIKAGGRVVNVSSLGGSWALKDCSPALQQRFRSEDITEDELVGLMQRFVAESQKGKHKEDGWPETAYGVSKTGLTTLSMIHARRLSKERPNDGILVNACCPGWVRTDMTSEKAPKSPDEGAITPVYLALLPPGATEPHGKFVSDKEVQPW